A window of Solibacillus sp. FSL R7-0682 genomic DNA:
ATATTTCATTTACAAGCTAAAAAAATTAAGTAGCAGCAAGGTATATCGTCTTTCCATAGCGAACCATTTCTACGAGGTGAACGCGATGAAAAACGATACAAAAATCTATTCCAGTAAGGAAGTTGCACAACGTCTTTCTGTACAACCTGTCACCATTAGAAAGTACGCACAATTGCTTGAAGAAAAAGGCTTTTCTTTTTCAAAAGATGAAAAAGGGTGGCGCGAATATAGCGAAGAAAATATCCAGTTTTTAGAGTATCTCTGTAACATGAAGTCAATGGGGAAATCTTTAGAAGAATCTGCCGAACGTGTAGCGACTTTATATCGCATGAATTTGTCTATAGCGCAACCCGCTATCCCGCTACAGGAAGAAAATCTATTCGTGGAATTTATAAAAGCGCAACATGAATTTAATCAAAAACTAATGGAGCAGCTAAACAAAATCGAACAACGACAAAATGAACGGGATCAAAATTTAATGCAAGCACTTCGTGAATCTCAAGAAACAAAAAAACAGCTTATAGCTGCACATAATAAAAAATGGTGGAACTTTTGAAAAAAAAATTAAAAAGAGTAGCAAAAGCTACTCTTTTTAACGATTCAAATCTATAATTTATCTATAATTATTTTACCGTCTTTATCTAATAGCGGAGTCATCCCACTTATTCCAAAACCACTTGTAATTAAATAATTTACACCCGTTTCAGTATCAATCACAATTTTAATAATACCTCCACTAAAATGTTCTTTTGTTTTTAATATAAATCTTTTTCCCATCACACATCCACCTCTCCAATATATTGAATAGCTACTATATTAATACATAAATTCAGTTCATTAAACAAACCTCCCGAAAAATATTCAGATAATTTAAATATTATGATATACTATTAATTGGGTTTAATTTACATAAATGTAAATTAAAAATATTACCTAAAAAGGAGACGTTTTTTTGAAGAAAAAAAGCTTATTTACTGTAGTCCTATCATCATTTTTATTATTAAGTTCAACAAGTGCATTTGCTAGTAATCTATCACCAACTGTAGTTAATTCAAAGCCAGTAGTTGAACAACATTTAGAAAATCATCTATCAAATTCAGTCTCAATACTAACAAATAATGAAAGTGAAGTTATTGTAAAAGAAGTTACAGTAGATGGTATTACTATCTCAAAAAATGACAAAACAACAAACATTTTAACAATAGAAAAATATGATATTAGCGGTGAAAATTTATTATCAACCGATACTTTAAATTTAAATGAAATTCAACCAATAAACGAAATACAACCATTTGTCGATCATAGTTATCAAAATACATTTATGAATCGAGAATATGATATTTATTTCCATAGTGATAAGACTAACTGGGATATTCGCAGTACTGACCGAACAAAGTATGTTACAGAAAGTTCAACTAATAAAGATAATTTAAAAGAATTTAGAGCTGCTGTTGAAAGATTAAATAACGGTGAATTTGCTGTTATTTCAGCTGTTGGATTAGGGACTGCAACAGTAGTTTTCACAGCGTTCTTGACTGGTGGTTTAGGAACTGCCATTGCAGCTGCTGGAGCAGGTGGAGCAGTATCAGCTGCCCTATTGATTTGTAATTCAGCAATTTCGGATGCTGATTATTACTTCAATAAAGTTAAATAATTCATAGTAAATAAGAAAAAACCATGAAACGTTCATATATCAACGTTTCATGGTTTTTTCTATTGCTCATTTTTTATTTACTTATTGAAGTAATACTCCAAAGCACATTAAATTTTCCCCTGCTACTATTCTATGAAATAGTTTTGTTTTTCCCAGTTCCAAAAAGCCACTACTGAATAAGCTTTTTGTTCAACCTCATCTTTTTCATCATCGATATGTACGAGATCCCCATCTTCTGCATCATCTAAATTCAATTCCTTATGTACTTGTTTTAACAAACCACCATAAGAAATCATCCGCTTCCGATACAATCCAGTCTCTAAATCTTGTACAACCTCTAAATCTCTTTCTTGATTACCAGTTAAATAATCACAATCTTTCACGGAATACTTGGCTGTTTCTTGAATGGCACTTTGTACTCCTGGAGGCAATACTTCTGACAACTCTTTTTTCTTTTTATCACGAACTGCTTCTACATGTACAATCGGCACATAATCTAACTTCATTGCTTTTTGCCAAAATTTTGTCCATTCTTCTTGGTCCATATAATTTTCACTGTTCTTAAAATATGTACTTTCCACACACAATAAAACATGCATATGTTGATTATACGAACCATCTTTCAAATTAACGGTCACCTCTGTTGAACGCATAAATCCAACCATATTTTTTTGAACTTTTTTATACATCATTAACCGTCTAAATCCTTCAGCCATTTGTTTTAAACTTTGATCCAACTGTTCACCATCATAAACATTTTTCAAAGTTAACGTCAGAAACAACCACCGAGCTTTTGGCTTTTGCCGTATCACTTCCGTGACAACCTTCGTTGTTTGAACACTTAGTTTCATTGATTTACGCCAATTACACATTGGACATAAAGGTGACTTACAAAACCATGCTTTCGCCAGTTTCATTTCCCCCTCTGTTGTTATATCAAATTCCAATATATCGCCACACATAGAAACCCGCTTCGCCTTTTTAAATACTAAAATTTCTAGTAATTCATAATAGGCGACATTCGCAACTTTCTTGTCTCGCCAAGGACGTACTTTACCATTTTTCTTTTTATCTGATAAGACAGTTGATTTTAAATCACTAGTAATGTTATTATGCTCTTGTATATACAATATAAATAACCTCTCTTTTGAGGACAAAAATCCCCCTATGTTTTGATTAGAATTAGACACTTTAATCTTACCATAGTGGGATTATTTTGTATATTTTTCTTTCAACCACAAAAACCACCAAAAACCCTTACATATCAACAGTTTAAACGATTTTTAAAAAATGACGTTAATTCTATATAGTATCAAGATAAGAAGAACTCCAATTTGCATTCGCAAATTTCCGTTCCAAAAACAAAAAGCACCCTGCTCCCGCAGAGTGCTTTTTTAAGTTCAAAATCAAGACCTTGCCTTTTTGAAAAAAGGCAAACCCAAAAACTTTCCCACTCGCCGTTTAGGCGTCTTCCAATGCAGTGGCATTGAAAGAGAACA
This region includes:
- a CDS encoding DUF6440 family protein; the encoded protein is MGKRFILKTKEHFSGGIIKIVIDTETGVNYLITSGFGISGMTPLLDKDGKIIIDKL
- a CDS encoding DUF3967 domain-containing protein; this encodes MKNDTKIYSSKEVAQRLSVQPVTIRKYAQLLEEKGFSFSKDEKGWREYSEENIQFLEYLCNMKSMGKSLEESAERVATLYRMNLSIAQPAIPLQEENLFVEFIKAQHEFNQKLMEQLNKIEQRQNERDQNLMQALRESQETKKQLIAAHNKKWWNF
- a CDS encoding geobacillin-26 family protein (This protein is homologous to geobacillin 26, a large bacteriocin (245 amino acids) that was found in the thermophile Geobacillus sp. 15, and that has an unknown mechanism of action.), which translates into the protein MKKKSLFTVVLSSFLLLSSTSAFASNLSPTVVNSKPVVEQHLENHLSNSVSILTNNESEVIVKEVTVDGITISKNDKTTNILTIEKYDISGENLLSTDTLNLNEIQPINEIQPFVDHSYQNTFMNREYDIYFHSDKTNWDIRSTDRTKYVTESSTNKDNLKEFRAAVERLNNGEFAVISAVGLGTATVVFTAFLTGGLGTAIAAAGAGGAVSAALLICNSAISDADYYFNKVK
- a CDS encoding protein rep, coding for MQEHNNITSDLKSTVLSDKKKNGKVRPWRDKKVANVAYYELLEILVFKKAKRVSMCGDILEFDITTEGEMKLAKAWFCKSPLCPMCNWRKSMKLSVQTTKVVTEVIRQKPKARWLFLTLTLKNVYDGEQLDQSLKQMAEGFRRLMMYKKVQKNMVGFMRSTEVTVNLKDGSYNQHMHVLLCVESTYFKNSENYMDQEEWTKFWQKAMKLDYVPIVHVEAVRDKKKKELSEVLPPGVQSAIQETAKYSVKDCDYLTGNQERDLEVVQDLETGLYRKRMISYGGLLKQVHKELNLDDAEDGDLVHIDDEKDEVEQKAYSVVAFWNWEKQNYFIE